One window of the Methanomassiliicoccales archaeon genome contains the following:
- a CDS encoding glycosyltransferase family 4 protein has translation MKILTVAPNISRPYLGPAAVVHNTLKGFIKINKELEREDIEITFLSINDKIKSKKLTDNINIIGTKRFPPVTFTGEIQALFASRKLEKPDLVHSHDLYEIFPWILKKIPTIFTLHGIVWKEKMFKKSLYAKIWYYLYEKRLRAYHKKFTKFVAISPYVLEELKTKGLNTSKAVVIENPVSEEFFKVEKREEPVILYPATLIPLKNQLGFLKAISILEKELKDYRIIFAGGPKDKNYEIKLRSLAKETNLNVEFAGKVPYEKMLELYSRASIVALTSFEETFGMVIAEAMATGTPVIASKIAAIPYLVEDGETGFLVDPNNPKDIAEKLVTLLSDKHLRSKMGREGKKVAEERWKDEIIARKLLNLYLTSANP, from the coding sequence ATGAAAATCCTTACCGTAGCACCAAATATATCAAGGCCGTATTTGGGCCCGGCGGCAGTAGTCCATAACACACTTAAGGGGTTCATAAAGATAAATAAAGAGTTGGAAAGAGAAGATATTGAAATCACCTTCCTTTCTATCAATGACAAAATCAAAAGCAAAAAATTAACGGACAACATAAACATCATCGGAACAAAAAGATTTCCACCTGTAACATTTACAGGAGAGATTCAGGCCTTATTTGCATCAAGAAAACTTGAAAAGCCAGACCTCGTGCACTCGCATGACTTGTATGAGATATTTCCATGGATTTTGAAAAAGATTCCTACTATTTTTACTCTTCACGGTATAGTTTGGAAAGAAAAAATGTTTAAAAAGAGTTTATATGCAAAGATTTGGTATTATCTTTATGAAAAAAGGCTAAGAGCGTACCATAAAAAGTTTACAAAATTCGTAGCAATATCTCCTTATGTTTTGGAAGAGCTAAAGACGAAAGGCCTTAACACGTCAAAAGCGGTAGTTATTGAAAATCCTGTTTCAGAGGAGTTTTTTAAAGTTGAAAAGAGAGAAGAACCGGTGATTTTGTATCCTGCTACTTTAATACCGCTTAAGAATCAGTTAGGTTTTCTTAAAGCAATATCTATACTTGAAAAAGAGTTAAAAGATTACAGAATAATTTTTGCTGGCGGTCCAAAAGACAAAAATTATGAGATAAAATTGCGAAGTCTTGCAAAGGAAACTAATCTTAACGTTGAATTTGCTGGTAAAGTACCTTATGAAAAAATGTTAGAACTTTATTCTAGAGCCTCAATTGTTGCTTTAACTTCATTTGAAGAAACCTTTGGAATGGTAATTGCAGAAGCTATGGCTACTGGAACTCCAGTAATTGCTTCAAAAATTGCAGCGATCCCATATTTGGTTGAAGATGGTGAAACTGGATTCTTAGTTGATCCAAATAATCCCAAAGATATAGCTGAAAAGCTTGTAACGCTACTTTCAGATAAACATTTAAGATCGAAGATGGGAAGAGAAGGTAAAAAGGTAGCTGAAGAAAGATGGAAAGATGAAATAATAGCGAGAAAACTCCTAAACCTATACCTCACC
- a CDS encoding glycosyltransferase → MAKEVGRIYVLVRHNYLSELAHYLPFSYFRNVEKYSKRNLVDLKNKPDNVDVHVLSTLYFIPDGRNWGLGDKLFEKFRDHIKKEKIEFDLIHAHFTWPSGYVGVKLAKEFSVPAVITIHENRDWFLREYNSKNDRIYWTWKNADAIIRVNQIDVPILSEFNQKVYSIPNGFNPNKFPVMNKNKARGVLDLPEDKKIIFSLGNLIERKGFQYLISAMKEVVKVRNDVLSFIGGSGPLKGELEKQIKDRGLQEHVKLLGFVSDEELGYWMNAADLFVLPSLSEGNPTVMFEALGVGLPFVGTRVGGVPEIIISEDYGLLCEPANPKELAEKILIALEKEWDREKIRKYAEQFTWENIAKKTLEVYRGVLK, encoded by the coding sequence ATGGCTAAGGAAGTTGGAAGAATTTATGTTTTAGTCCGTCACAACTATCTCTCTGAACTAGCTCATTACTTGCCATTTTCATACTTCAGAAATGTTGAGAAATATTCAAAAAGAAATTTGGTTGATTTAAAAAACAAGCCCGACAACGTAGACGTTCACGTCCTATCTACGCTTTATTTTATTCCAGATGGGAGAAATTGGGGTTTGGGTGACAAACTTTTCGAGAAGTTTAGGGATCATATCAAAAAAGAGAAAATTGAGTTTGATTTGATTCACGCTCATTTTACTTGGCCGAGTGGATATGTTGGAGTTAAGCTTGCTAAAGAATTCAGTGTTCCAGCTGTAATTACAATTCACGAGAACAGAGACTGGTTTTTGAGAGAATATAACTCAAAAAATGATAGAATTTATTGGACTTGGAAAAACGCTGATGCTATTATAAGAGTCAATCAAATTGATGTTCCAATTCTTAGCGAGTTTAACCAAAAGGTTTATTCAATACCTAATGGTTTCAATCCCAATAAGTTTCCAGTTATGAATAAAAATAAAGCCAGAGGAGTCCTTGATTTACCTGAAGATAAAAAAATAATTTTTAGTCTAGGAAACTTGATTGAAAGAAAAGGTTTCCAATATTTAATAAGTGCAATGAAAGAAGTAGTGAAGGTTAGAAACGATGTTTTAAGCTTCATCGGTGGCAGCGGCCCATTAAAAGGAGAACTTGAAAAGCAAATAAAAGATCGGGGGCTCCAAGAGCACGTTAAACTTCTCGGCTTCGTTTCTGATGAAGAGCTTGGCTATTGGATGAATGCTGCTGATTTGTTTGTTTTGCCGAGTTTGAGTGAGGGGAATCCTACGGTTATGTTTGAAGCTTTGGGTGTTGGTTTGCCTTTTGTTGGGACTAGGGTTGGTGGTGTGCCAGAGATAATAATTTCTGAAGACTATGGGTTACTTTGTGAGCCAGCAAATCCAAAAGAGTTGGCAGAAAAAATTTTAATTGCTCTGGAAAAGGAATGGGATAGAGAAAAGATAAGAAAGTATGCTGAGCAGTTCACATGGGAGAATATTGCGAAAAAGACGTTGGAGGTTTACAGAGGTGTGCTGAAATGA